One window of Dermacentor albipictus isolate Rhodes 1998 colony unplaced genomic scaffold, USDA_Dalb.pri_finalv2 scaffold_26, whole genome shotgun sequence genomic DNA carries:
- the LOC139052523 gene encoding uncharacterized protein: MIPKPGKPPSLSNLRPISLTSCVGKTLERMPLTRLSDLIEAKDFFPHSLIGFRRRVCAQDMFLILQHTFLSPNPSQIHALVTVDVRKAFEGVCHDHILSQISSLDCGHRMYSYLRSFLSNRVARFRVDTHLSDPHPLTRGTPQGAVLSPILFNLAMTPLASQLAQIPDLHHIFYADDITLWCSSGSPGHVQDTLQRGLDLINSFLPTAGLSPAPEKSELLLLNYSSYQRSHNALISLHLSGSPIPVVPQCKVLGFPLHAAKNVQALHHAVRTCHSVTHLLRRVVTRRSGLHEAHACRVAHALALNKFLYFVPYVSFTHTQLNTLETALVGLYKAALNLPITTSTAKLFATGLFHPLRSLLSLHRDSQLARLSLTRQGQWLLAQAGISPIPVSSFTSPKSTPAPNLRILPLPSNMSPVLHAGRRHAAAQHHSPLFTTQGVAYTDASFIAPRGSCGYAIYHPHLPAPETHTSGPYLHPPDALSLEVLAIVHALQSFPSLPSLPEYTIYTDSQAAIRHIQNRTLPHSLQQEVERAVSALQPSTVFLRWVPGHSGIDGNELAHQLARDVFNRAPLIPWSGPSQDSGGHSLRRTIKEVYLQLRLDKRLYPPPHPSLTVPEARLLRHIQMNALVTPSRLFLYRYRSDPSCPNCPSTYADLSHCLFYCPTAQQSSSYPPPSLSITTWLDWLGAEGEEEQRRLAAQAVDMLGL, encoded by the coding sequence ctatctccttgacgtcgtgtgttggcaaGACCCTTGAGCGAATGCCTTTGACTCGCCTCTCTGATCTTATTGAAGCGAAAGATTTCTTCCCCCACTCTCTTATCGGCTTTCGACGGCGCGTCTGTGCACAGGACATGTTCCTGATCCTCCAGCACACCTTTCTCTCACCCAATCCCAGCCAGATCCACGCTCTTGTGACTGTTGATGTCCGCAAGGCCTTCGAAGGTGTGTGCCACGACCATATCCTGTCTCAGATCTCCTCCCTAGACTGCGGACACCGCATGTACTCTTATCTCCGCTCCTTTCTCTCTAACCGAGTGGCTCGTTTCCGAGTGGACACACATCTGTCCGATCCCCACCCGCTCACCCGTGGCACTCCTCAAGGTGCTGTTCTCTCTCCTATCCTTTTTAATCTTGCTATGACCCCTCTCGCCTCCCAACTAGCCCAGATTCCTGACCTCCACCACAtcttttatgccgacgacatcaccctctggtgttcgtctggttctcccggtcacgtacaggacaccctgcaacgtggcctcgatctcatcaactcctttctccccactgctggcttgtcacctgctccggagaaatccgagcttctccttcttaactactcctcataccagcgctcccacaacgccctaatctccctacatctttccggctctcccattcctgttgtcccccaatgcaaagttcttggcttcccgttacatgcagccaagaatgtgcaagccctacaccacgcggtcaggacttgtcactcggtaactcacctcctgcggcgcgtggtcactcggcgctcgggcctccacgaggctcatgcgtgccgagttgcccatgcgctcgccctcaacaagttcctgtactttgtgccttacgtttccttcacccacactcagcttaacaccctcgaaaccgcccttgttggcctctacaaggcagctctcaacctccctatcaccacctccactgctaagctctttgccacaggcctcttccatcctcttcgttctcttctctctctccaccgtgACTCGCAGCTTGCCCGGCTTTCTCTTACCCGTCAGGGTCAGTGGTTACTGGCCCAGGCGGGTATCTCTCCCATTCCCGTTTCCTCCTTTACCTCTCCAAAATCCACCCCGGCGCCCAATCTTCGCATTCTCCCCCTCCCGTCTAATATGTCCCCTGTCCTGCATGCCGGCCGTCGTCACGCGGCCGCGCAGCATCATTCCCCCCTCTTTACTACCCAGGGAGTAGCCTACACGGATGCCTCTTTCATAGCCCCTCGAGGTTCCTGTGGCTATGCTATCTACCATCCCCACCTCCCAGCACCTGAAACTCACACGAGTGGGCCGTACCTACACCCTCCGGATGCACTCTCTCTCGAGGTCCTTGCCATTGTACATGCCCTACAATCATTTCCCTCCCTGCCCTCGCTCCCAGAGTACACGATATACACCGACTCCCAAGCCGCCATTCGCCACATACAGAACCGcaccctaccccattcactccaacaagaggtcgaacgagcggtctccgcactgcaaccttccaccgttttcctccgctgggtccctgggcattcggggattgacggcaatgagctggcccatcagctcgcccgtgatgtttttaaccgggcaccgttgatcccctggtcggggccctcgcaggattctgggggacactccctgcgccgcactatcaaggaagtttacctccagctccgtctcgacaagcgcctctaccctccccctcatccatcactcactgtgccggaggctcgccttctgcggcacatccaaatgaatgcactggttaccccttcccgcctctttctctatcgctatcgctccgacccctcctgtcccaactgcccgtctacttatgcagacctatcccattgcctattctactgtccgactgctcagcaatcaagttcctaccctcccccttcgctttccatcaccacctggctcgactggcttggcgctgaaggtgaagaagaacagcgtcgactggccgcccaggcggtcgatatgctcggcctgtaa